A single genomic interval of Mycolicibacterium sp. MU0053 harbors:
- a CDS encoding lipid-transfer protein, protein MSTAHVIGVGMTPFTKPGASSADYPELAGAAINAALLDAGIEYGHVEQAVVGYVHADSTAGQRALYDVGRTGIPVLNVNNNCASGSSALFAARQLVQGGLAECVLAVGFEKMKPGSLGAMAYPELASPVQPFLDVAARHRPASGAPAMLELFRNAGLEHQEKFGTTAEQFGKVAEKNHRHSANNARAQFRTVYSLEEIMASTQVCDMLTKLQCSPTSDGSAAAIVASEDFVARHGLESRAVHIVGQAMTTDTVESFESGSSFDVVGRDASRRAANAVYDRTGLGPADIDVIELHDCFSINEVLLYEALGLCAEGDGGRLIDDGATTYGGRWVVNPSGGLISKGHPLGATGLAQCAELVWQLRGEAEARQVDGARIALSHNHGLGSACVVTLYRKVA, encoded by the coding sequence ATGAGTACCGCCCATGTCATCGGCGTCGGAATGACGCCCTTCACCAAACCCGGCGCGTCGTCGGCTGATTATCCCGAGCTGGCCGGCGCCGCGATCAACGCGGCGCTGCTCGACGCCGGTATCGAGTATGGCCACGTCGAGCAGGCGGTGGTGGGATATGTGCATGCTGACTCGACCGCGGGCCAGCGTGCGCTCTACGACGTTGGCCGAACCGGTATTCCGGTACTCAACGTCAACAACAACTGCGCCAGCGGATCTTCGGCGCTGTTCGCGGCCCGGCAACTCGTGCAAGGTGGATTGGCCGAGTGCGTTTTGGCGGTGGGTTTCGAGAAGATGAAGCCGGGATCGCTGGGGGCGATGGCCTATCCCGAACTCGCCAGCCCGGTGCAGCCGTTCCTGGACGTGGCCGCCCGGCACCGGCCGGCCAGTGGCGCCCCGGCGATGCTCGAACTGTTCCGTAACGCCGGCCTGGAACACCAGGAGAAGTTCGGCACCACCGCCGAGCAGTTCGGCAAGGTCGCCGAGAAGAACCACCGGCATTCGGCGAACAACGCACGGGCACAGTTCCGCACGGTGTACTCGCTCGAGGAGATCATGGCCTCGACGCAGGTGTGCGACATGCTGACCAAGCTGCAGTGCTCTCCGACCTCGGACGGTTCGGCAGCCGCGATCGTGGCCTCCGAAGACTTCGTGGCACGCCATGGTCTGGAGAGCAGGGCAGTGCACATCGTCGGCCAGGCCATGACCACCGATACCGTCGAATCCTTCGAATCGGGCAGTTCCTTCGATGTCGTCGGGCGTGACGCCTCCCGGCGCGCCGCCAATGCGGTCTACGACCGAACCGGATTGGGCCCGGCCGATATCGACGTCATCGAGTTGCACGACTGCTTCTCGATCAACGAGGTGCTGCTGTATGAGGCGTTGGGGCTGTGCGCCGAAGGAGACGGCGGGCGGCTGATCGACGACGGTGCCACCACCTACGGCGGCCGCTGGGTGGTCAACCCCTCGGGTGGGCTGATCTCCAAAGGTCACCCGCTGGGTGCGACCGGGCTGGCGCAGTGTGCCGAGCTCGTCTGGCAACTGCGCGGCGAGGCCGAAGCCCGGCAGGTCGACGGAGCGCGTATTGCGCTGTCGCACAACCACGGTCTCGGCAGTGCCTGCGTCGTGACCCTGTATCGGAAGGTCGCCTGA
- a CDS encoding class I adenylate-forming enzyme family protein has product MTDLMTLIRRGAERFPDNPLLICDDQEQTYAQCYQRACRLAQALAGLGLEPGDRVATLADNSPEALELIFGIALGGFVRASLYTHNTPETNAELLVAIGASALIVQHRHLASIAPHLDRAPGLSTVLVCDGAAGNLGTAMVYGDVLSAASAQDPHLEIPPDRPQTIRFSAGTTGRPKAVFHDVAGWTAVGTETARILPTFGPEDRYLAAGPLSHASLMPMPAFAATGGSIALMRSFDAGTYLTLIERLRCTFSFGVPTMIHAAATHPAVTATDLSSLRCIAYGGSPITPETMRLARNAFGDVLLQIYGQSEGAPLSYLSPADHLAEGGRWLGSAGKPVPGSQLLIVGADGRELPRGEVGEIASRTPTAFAGVWGDADASKSRFLPDGAVLTRDMGYLDDDGYLFLTGRKEDLIISGGFNIWPTELELVLAAHPAVAEAAVVGIPHDRWGETPLALIVPAAGGPPITESGLVEWTREKLGPVKKLGAVRFGTQLPRSPMGKVLRNQIRDQHTEDPNGTWLSESTTSTRTGMATR; this is encoded by the coding sequence GTGACGGACCTGATGACGTTGATTCGCCGGGGAGCGGAGCGGTTTCCCGATAATCCCCTCCTGATCTGCGATGACCAAGAGCAGACCTATGCGCAGTGCTACCAGCGGGCCTGCCGTCTGGCGCAGGCGCTGGCCGGGCTCGGCCTCGAGCCCGGTGACCGGGTGGCGACGCTCGCTGACAACTCACCCGAGGCGCTCGAGCTGATCTTCGGTATCGCGCTGGGCGGGTTCGTACGTGCCTCCCTCTACACCCACAACACCCCCGAGACCAACGCCGAATTGTTGGTGGCGATCGGCGCCTCTGCGCTCATAGTGCAGCACCGGCATCTCGCGTCCATCGCGCCGCATCTCGACCGTGCGCCCGGGCTGTCCACGGTGTTGGTGTGCGATGGTGCCGCCGGAAATCTGGGGACGGCAATGGTCTACGGGGACGTGCTCAGCGCCGCCTCAGCGCAGGATCCGCACCTCGAGATCCCGCCGGACCGGCCGCAGACCATCCGCTTCTCCGCCGGTACCACCGGCCGTCCCAAAGCGGTTTTTCACGATGTGGCGGGTTGGACCGCCGTCGGTACCGAAACGGCCAGGATCCTCCCCACTTTCGGACCCGAGGACCGCTACCTGGCCGCCGGCCCACTCTCGCATGCGAGCCTGATGCCGATGCCCGCCTTCGCCGCCACCGGCGGGTCCATCGCCTTGATGCGCAGTTTCGACGCGGGCACCTACCTGACCCTGATCGAGCGGCTGCGATGCACCTTCAGCTTCGGCGTTCCCACGATGATCCATGCCGCGGCGACGCACCCGGCGGTAACGGCCACCGACCTGAGCAGCCTGCGATGTATCGCCTACGGCGGGTCACCGATCACGCCAGAGACCATGCGGCTGGCGCGCAACGCATTCGGCGATGTGCTGCTGCAGATCTACGGGCAGAGCGAAGGCGCGCCGCTGAGTTATCTGAGTCCTGCCGATCACCTCGCCGAGGGTGGTCGGTGGCTGGGCTCCGCGGGCAAACCCGTGCCCGGGTCGCAGCTGCTGATCGTCGGGGCTGACGGCCGCGAGCTGCCCCGCGGCGAGGTAGGCGAGATCGCGTCCCGGACGCCGACCGCATTCGCCGGCGTCTGGGGTGATGCGGACGCGTCGAAGTCGAGATTCCTGCCGGACGGTGCGGTGCTCACCAGGGATATGGGCTACCTGGACGACGACGGGTATCTGTTCCTGACTGGTCGGAAGGAAGACCTGATCATCTCCGGCGGCTTCAACATCTGGCCCACCGAACTCGAGCTGGTCCTCGCGGCGCACCCTGCCGTGGCCGAGGCCGCCGTCGTCGGCATTCCGCATGACCGGTGGGGCGAGACCCCGCTTGCGCTGATCGTCCCCGCCGCGGGGGGCCCGCCGATCACCGAGTCAGGACTTGTCGAGTGGACGCGCGAGAAGCTCGGCCCGGTCAAGAAACTCGGTGCGGTCCGGTTCGGTACGCAACTTCCCCGATCCCCGATGGGCAAGGTGCTCCGAAACCAAATACGCGACCAGCACACCGAGGATCCCAATGGCACTTGGCTTTCCGAATCTACAACCTCTACGAGAACAGGAATGGCAACGCGATGA
- a CDS encoding helix-turn-helix domain-containing protein: MAMDTVQIEQVSTRGLEPAEGRELWTERLMSYESDFDCSFAPTWMNGSAVRARTSRFQYVSWRCDSTSYRRTSHHISKDRDLSARLMVPRRGSLTVTDDEKTVVVHAGQAYPISMARPVLLRHGPDAELLAMALDSEMLARRLYDLGGPAQPIDLRSGLGSSVHALLSSLIRESEVLAAHEFDAVADRLIDLFALTQERVAADVAPGRLHEVACAARRYIQQHLGDRDLSVHHIAAALGWSPRQVQLALKHVGTTTNKLIKDERLSAAYAVVVAPGASSTITELATELGFSTPSAFSTAFRERYGLSPRRLREQSRNAALNNG; this comes from the coding sequence ATGGCGATGGACACCGTCCAGATCGAACAGGTGAGCACACGCGGCCTGGAGCCGGCCGAAGGGCGCGAGCTGTGGACTGAGCGGCTGATGTCCTACGAATCCGATTTCGACTGCAGCTTCGCACCGACGTGGATGAACGGGTCGGCGGTACGAGCCCGCACCAGCCGATTTCAGTATGTTTCGTGGCGGTGCGACAGCACCAGCTATCGACGCACGTCGCACCACATCAGCAAGGACCGCGACCTCAGTGCCCGCCTGATGGTGCCCCGTCGCGGTTCACTGACCGTGACCGACGACGAGAAGACCGTGGTGGTCCACGCCGGCCAGGCCTATCCGATCTCGATGGCCCGCCCGGTGCTGCTCAGACACGGCCCAGACGCCGAACTGCTCGCGATGGCACTCGATTCCGAGATGCTCGCCCGCCGCTTGTACGACCTCGGTGGACCGGCCCAGCCCATCGACTTGCGTAGCGGGCTGGGCAGCTCGGTGCACGCGTTGCTCTCCAGCCTGATCCGGGAATCCGAGGTGCTGGCCGCCCACGAGTTCGACGCGGTGGCCGATCGCCTGATCGACCTGTTCGCCCTCACTCAGGAACGGGTCGCGGCCGACGTTGCGCCCGGCCGGCTCCACGAGGTTGCATGTGCTGCCCGGCGCTACATCCAACAGCATCTGGGCGACCGCGATCTGTCCGTCCACCACATCGCCGCGGCACTGGGGTGGTCTCCCCGCCAGGTGCAGCTGGCCCTCAAACATGTTGGCACCACGACCAACAAGCTGATCAAAGATGAGCGGCTCAGCGCGGCGTACGCGGTTGTGGTTGCGCCCGGGGCATCAAGCACCATCACCGAGTTGGCCACCGAGCTGGGGTTTTCGACACCGAGCGCGTTCAGTACGGCGTTTCGCGAGCGCTACGGGCTCAGCCCCCGGCGGTTGCGCGAACAGTCCAGGAACGCGGCGCTCAACAACGGTTAG